From Amycolatopsis sp. YIM 10, the proteins below share one genomic window:
- a CDS encoding response regulator transcription factor — MIKVVIADDEALVRAGLRGLLEPAPDLEVVSEAEDGRAAVEAALRYRPDVLLMDIRMPVLDGLRALEEVTRLERPPRVIMLTTFDLDDYVHRALRAGAAGFLLKDTPPVELTAAIRTVAAGNAMLAPTVTQRLITAFAERHPERARRAREKLTALTDRERGVIDAVARGLSNADIGKELMMSQATVKAHVSRSLAKLGLTNRVQAAILAHDAGAG, encoded by the coding sequence GTGATCAAGGTGGTGATCGCCGACGACGAGGCCTTGGTGCGGGCGGGGCTGCGCGGCCTGCTCGAGCCCGCGCCCGATCTGGAGGTGGTGAGCGAGGCCGAAGACGGGCGGGCGGCGGTGGAGGCCGCGCTGCGGTACCGGCCGGACGTGCTGCTGATGGACATCCGGATGCCCGTGCTGGACGGGCTCCGCGCGCTCGAGGAAGTGACGCGGCTGGAGCGGCCGCCGAGAGTGATCATGCTGACCACCTTCGACCTGGACGACTACGTGCACCGGGCGCTGCGAGCCGGGGCGGCCGGGTTCCTGCTCAAGGACACGCCGCCGGTGGAACTGACCGCCGCGATCCGCACGGTGGCGGCGGGAAACGCGATGCTGGCCCCCACGGTGACCCAGCGGCTGATCACCGCGTTCGCCGAGCGGCATCCGGAACGGGCCCGGCGGGCGCGGGAGAAGCTCACCGCGCTGACCGACCGCGAGCGGGGCGTGATCGACGCCGTGGCCAGGGGCTTGTCGAACGCAGACATCGGAAAGGAGTTGATGATGAGCCAGGCCACGGTGAAGGCGCACGTGAGCCGGTCACTGGCCAAGCTCGGGCTGACCAACCGCGTCCAGGCGGCGATCCTGGCGCACGACGCCGGAGCGGGCTGA
- a CDS encoding sensor histidine kinase, with the protein MLCAILVIGMFLPIGSRTMIAVLANGDGTVLTVLRATLVAATVVALWLLFRWLWVPLAILAAVTVVTSLWPPLVVASYMVGITFRRPAHLALYVAAGSVVTLLPQVLGATLGGRDWSQLVPATGGIALFVLLPLATGLWIGTRRELVAELRWQAENVTARHAAEVREVRASERTRIAHEMHDVVAHRVSLMVLHAGVLEVNTKEEKTAETAALIRTTGREALAQLRDVLGVLRIGAAAEPTRQPPSTLDKIGELVADSRAAGIPVRWNDEAVLPQVSPMVAQTAYQVVREALTNVHKHAGAVETEVELEEVDQAIEVRVSNAVPVEEPEPLPGLGLGLLGLQERVRLVGGTLLLGARAGGGLMLTARLPYAEKEAW; encoded by the coding sequence GTGCTTTGCGCCATCCTGGTGATCGGCATGTTCCTGCCGATCGGTTCGAGAACGATGATCGCGGTCCTGGCGAACGGGGACGGGACCGTTCTGACCGTGCTCAGAGCCACGCTGGTCGCGGCGACGGTAGTCGCGCTCTGGCTGCTTTTCCGGTGGCTGTGGGTGCCGCTCGCGATCTTGGCGGCGGTGACGGTGGTGACATCGCTGTGGCCTCCGCTGGTGGTGGCTTCCTACATGGTGGGGATCACTTTCCGGCGGCCGGCCCACCTGGCCTTGTACGTCGCGGCCGGCAGCGTGGTGACCCTGTTGCCGCAGGTACTCGGCGCGACACTGGGCGGCCGGGATTGGTCGCAGCTGGTTCCGGCCACGGGCGGGATCGCACTGTTCGTGTTGCTGCCGCTCGCGACCGGGTTGTGGATCGGCACCCGGCGGGAGCTGGTGGCCGAACTCCGCTGGCAGGCCGAAAACGTGACGGCACGGCATGCGGCCGAGGTCCGTGAGGTCCGCGCGAGTGAGCGCACGCGGATAGCGCACGAGATGCATGACGTCGTCGCCCATCGCGTGTCGCTGATGGTGCTGCACGCCGGGGTGCTGGAGGTGAACACCAAGGAGGAGAAAACCGCGGAAACGGCCGCGTTGATCAGGACGACCGGGCGCGAGGCACTGGCCCAGCTGCGTGATGTGCTCGGGGTACTGCGCATCGGCGCGGCCGCCGAGCCGACCCGGCAGCCACCGTCCACATTGGACAAGATCGGCGAGCTGGTGGCGGATTCGCGAGCGGCCGGGATCCCGGTGCGGTGGAACGATGAGGCCGTACTGCCGCAGGTGTCCCCGATGGTGGCGCAAACCGCGTACCAGGTGGTGCGGGAGGCGCTGACCAACGTGCACAAGCACGCCGGCGCGGTGGAGACCGAGGTCGAACTGGAGGAGGTGGACCAGGCCATCGAGGTGCGGGTGAGCAACGCGGTGCCGGTCGAAGAACCGGAACCGCTGCCCGGTCTCGGGCTCGGTCTGCTGGGTCTGCAGGAGCGGGTGCGGCTGGTCGGTGGCACCCTCCTCCTGGGCGCCAGAGCCGGCGGCGGCTTGATGTTGACGGCGCGACTGCCCTACGCCGAGAAGGAGGCGTGGTGA
- a CDS encoding ABC transporter ATP-binding protein, giving the protein MTETASAIGVRGLTKVYGSGETEVAALRGIDVTFRRGEFTAIMGPSGSGKSTLMHCAAGLDRPTAGQILLNGVNLSTLSDDALTELRRDQIGFVFQAFNLLPTLTALENITLPLDLSGSRADPRLLDRLVGTLKLNGRLDHRPSQLSGGQQQRVACARALITEPAVVFADEPTGALDSDSSAELLGFLRASVDELGQTIVMVTHDPAAAEYADRVLLLADGVLAGDRSAVR; this is encoded by the coding sequence ATGACAGAAACAGCCAGCGCGATCGGCGTCCGCGGGCTCACCAAGGTCTACGGCTCCGGCGAGACCGAGGTGGCCGCGCTGCGCGGTATCGACGTGACCTTCCGGCGCGGTGAGTTCACCGCCATCATGGGCCCGTCCGGTTCGGGCAAGTCCACTCTCATGCACTGCGCCGCGGGGCTGGACCGCCCCACCGCCGGGCAGATCCTGCTCAACGGCGTGAACCTGTCCACATTGTCCGACGACGCGCTGACCGAACTGAGGCGAGATCAGATCGGCTTTGTCTTCCAGGCGTTCAACCTGCTGCCGACGCTCACCGCGCTGGAGAACATCACCCTGCCGCTCGACCTGTCCGGCAGCCGGGCCGACCCCCGGCTGCTGGACCGGCTGGTCGGCACCCTCAAGCTGAACGGCCGGCTGGATCACCGGCCGAGCCAGCTCTCCGGCGGGCAGCAGCAGCGGGTGGCCTGCGCGCGGGCACTGATCACCGAGCCGGCGGTGGTCTTCGCCGACGAACCGACCGGCGCCCTGGATTCCGACAGTTCCGCCGAACTGCTCGGCTTCCTGCGGGCCAGTGTGGACGAACTCGGCCAGACCATCGTGATGGTCACCCACGATCCGGCCGCCGCCGAGTACGCCGACCGGGTGCTGCTGCTCGCCGACGGCGTGCTCGCCGGGGACCGGAGTGCCGTCCGATGA
- a CDS encoding ABC transporter permease, with translation MIRSALRDLFSHKGRLVATLCAIALGVAATVAGWVLADSVTATLAERPVRDGTGAWVSTGTGPGLTEADRERLATSPGVQGAAGVRVGHAGLVGADGKLVRSETAPDRAGTNWDETGRFRLTAGTVPGTGEVALHRADAERAGLAPGDGVRVLLGEGRSEQVRVAGVFDYLTMGPDSGDAADVVPSVAYPAAAAESRFGAEYHRIELVLAPGAGPPPVATGQVVSFGAELAVAARADIESSRTDLRLTVLPLAAIALLAGMFVIGNTFTVLITQRTRQLALLRAVGATRRQVRRTVVAEAAVLGLAGGTLGCLLGAGLAPVVLALLQPGEEMVYRVSPLAIGLGYLVAVGITVLAAYGPARRASKVPPMAALRTDQVLRGRAFTGRTVAGLVLLTAALVGVAATADPSAENLPRIIGLVSAVAGAGGLLLLTPALGALFFRRFRRGTPAVRLGVRNAARDPRRTAGSAAAITVGLGLVCAFGTLSATLTELIASTIRANVPVTTTVLRPAAGGAAVLGPGDLARISEVPGVTAVAGSRDRLAEISYPGGRTQRNVSAIEPSALTGVLSPQITAGDADLTRGVVVSRNQADMLGLGVGDPITLSPGPGASIATRVTGVYEATELQASIYYDLALAPPDVRERISLGYATGPDPGAVRRSIEAAFADRPDVLVTDRDGLAEQGIESQRFAFVLLYAMFGVAVVIAVFGVVNTLALSVLERTREIGMMRAIGASRSLVRRMVQAESIAISLFGAVLGVVAGLGAGAVMQHAMLGQSLGDASVPVDVIGICLVGMVLAAVVAALWPARRAARTEVLPAIAP, from the coding sequence ATGATCCGTTCGGCGCTGCGGGACCTGTTCTCGCACAAGGGAAGGCTGGTGGCCACGCTTTGCGCGATCGCGCTGGGGGTGGCGGCAACGGTGGCCGGTTGGGTGCTGGCCGATTCGGTCACCGCGACCCTGGCCGAGCGACCGGTCCGGGACGGCACCGGGGCCTGGGTGAGCACGGGCACCGGGCCGGGGCTCACCGAAGCGGACCGCGAGCGCCTGGCGACTTCGCCCGGGGTGCAAGGTGCCGCGGGGGTGCGCGTGGGGCACGCCGGCCTGGTGGGGGCCGACGGCAAGCTGGTCCGCTCGGAAACCGCCCCGGACCGCGCCGGGACCAACTGGGACGAGACCGGCCGGTTCCGGCTCACGGCCGGAACGGTCCCGGGAACCGGCGAGGTGGCGCTGCACCGGGCCGACGCGGAGCGAGCCGGGCTCGCGCCGGGTGACGGGGTGCGGGTGCTGCTCGGTGAAGGGCGTTCCGAACAGGTTCGGGTCGCCGGGGTGTTCGACTACCTGACCATGGGGCCGGACTCCGGTGACGCGGCCGATGTCGTGCCGTCGGTCGCCTACCCGGCGGCAGCCGCCGAGTCCAGGTTCGGTGCCGAGTACCACCGGATCGAGTTGGTGCTGGCTCCGGGCGCGGGCCCACCGCCAGTGGCCACCGGGCAGGTGGTGTCCTTCGGGGCCGAGCTGGCCGTGGCGGCGCGGGCGGACATCGAGTCCTCGCGCACCGACCTGCGGCTCACCGTGCTGCCGCTGGCGGCGATCGCGCTGCTCGCGGGGATGTTCGTCATCGGCAACACCTTCACCGTGCTGATCACCCAGCGGACCCGGCAGCTGGCGCTGCTGCGCGCGGTCGGTGCCACCCGGCGGCAGGTCCGTCGCACGGTGGTCGCCGAAGCCGCGGTGCTGGGACTGGCCGGGGGCACTCTCGGCTGCCTGCTCGGGGCCGGGCTCGCGCCGGTGGTGCTCGCTCTGCTCCAGCCGGGGGAGGAGATGGTGTACCGGGTTTCGCCGCTCGCCATCGGACTCGGGTACCTCGTCGCGGTCGGGATCACCGTGCTCGCCGCGTACGGTCCGGCCCGGCGCGCGTCGAAGGTGCCACCGATGGCAGCCCTGCGCACGGATCAGGTACTGCGCGGCCGGGCCTTCACCGGGCGCACGGTCGCTGGGCTGGTGCTGCTGACCGCCGCGCTGGTGGGGGTGGCCGCGACCGCGGATCCGTCGGCGGAAAACCTGCCGAGGATCATCGGGCTGGTCTCGGCCGTGGCCGGAGCGGGCGGTTTGCTGCTGCTCACCCCGGCGCTGGGCGCGTTGTTCTTCCGCCGGTTCCGCCGCGGCACGCCCGCGGTCCGGCTCGGGGTGCGCAACGCGGCCAGGGATCCACGCCGGACCGCGGGTTCGGCGGCCGCGATCACCGTCGGCCTTGGTCTGGTGTGCGCGTTCGGCACCCTGAGCGCGACGCTGACCGAGCTGATCGCCTCCACCATCCGGGCCAACGTGCCGGTGACCACCACCGTGCTGCGACCGGCGGCTGGCGGGGCGGCCGTGCTGGGGCCGGGGGACCTGGCGCGGATCAGCGAGGTGCCCGGGGTGACCGCGGTGGCGGGCAGCCGGGACCGGCTCGCCGAGATCTCCTATCCCGGCGGGCGGACCCAGCGCAATGTCTCCGCGATCGAACCGTCGGCGCTGACCGGCGTGCTGTCACCGCAGATCACCGCGGGTGACGCGGATCTGACTCGTGGCGTGGTCGTCTCCCGGAACCAGGCGGACATGCTCGGGCTCGGGGTAGGGGACCCGATCACGCTGAGCCCGGGGCCGGGCGCCTCGATCGCCACCCGGGTCACCGGGGTCTACGAGGCGACCGAACTGCAGGCGAGCATCTACTACGACCTGGCGCTGGCGCCGCCGGACGTTCGCGAGCGGATCAGCCTGGGTTACGCGACGGGGCCTGACCCGGGCGCGGTGCGCAGGTCGATCGAAGCGGCGTTCGCCGACCGGCCGGACGTGCTGGTCACCGACCGGGACGGGCTCGCCGAACAGGGCATCGAGTCGCAGCGGTTCGCATTTGTGCTGCTGTACGCGATGTTCGGGGTGGCCGTGGTGATCGCCGTGTTCGGGGTGGTGAACACGCTCGCGCTGTCCGTGCTGGAACGCACGCGGGAGATCGGCATGATGCGGGCGATCGGCGCGTCCCGCTCGCTTGTCCGGCGCATGGTCCAGGCGGAGAGCATCGCGATCTCCCTGTTCGGCGCGGTACTGGGTGTGGTCGCCGGGCTTGGCGCGGGGGCGGTGATGCAGCACGCGATGCTCGGCCAGTCGCTCGGTGACGCGTCGGTACCGGTGGACGTGATCGGGATCTGCCTGGTCGGCATGGTGCTCGCGGCGGTGGTGGCCGCGCTGTGGCCTGCGCGGCGCGCGGCGAGAACGGAGGTGTTGCCCGCGATCGCTCCCTAG
- a CDS encoding DUF1062 domain-containing protein, giving the protein MVVPTCLPLVRRRCHACASGRFRASGKFRVNANHKLIDAWLLVLCTGCGDTAKLTLFERMNVRSVRPDLLDRLHDNDLGLTAELLQDPVVQHRNRIALDWDNAWRLETGGSEHLDREVIDVAVRFAARIPVRPVRLIAEGCELPRAEVERLVAEGKLVSAVRLHGKLSSDFTFTLKH; this is encoded by the coding sequence ATGGTCGTTCCCACCTGCCTGCCACTCGTTCGCCGCCGCTGCCACGCGTGCGCGTCCGGCCGCTTCCGGGCGAGCGGCAAGTTCCGCGTCAACGCCAACCACAAGCTCATCGACGCCTGGCTCCTCGTGCTCTGTACCGGGTGCGGGGACACCGCGAAGCTCACGCTGTTCGAGCGGATGAACGTGCGCTCCGTACGACCCGACTTGCTGGACCGGCTGCACGACAACGACCTCGGCCTGACCGCCGAACTGCTCCAGGATCCGGTCGTGCAGCACCGCAACCGCATCGCGCTCGACTGGGACAACGCCTGGCGACTCGAGACCGGCGGATCGGAACACCTCGACCGCGAGGTCATCGACGTTGCGGTCCGCTTCGCCGCGCGAATCCCCGTCCGCCCGGTGCGACTGATCGCCGAAGGCTGTGAACTCCCCCGCGCCGAGGTCGAAAGGCTGGTCGCGGAAGGGAAACTCGTCTCGGCAGTCCGGCTGCACGGCAAGCTCTCCAGCGATTTCACCTTCACGCTCAAGCACTGA
- a CDS encoding metalloregulator ArsR/SmtB family transcription factor, which produces MDDTSRAAQVAAVAALDEPTRRRLYDLVVRRPDPVSRDEAAEAVRLPRTTVAFHLDRLVEDGLLDVVYERRTGRSGPGAGRPAKLYRRSSRQITVSLPDRRYELAGRLLADAIQEAETTGDSPRTVLDRRAHELGHDLGQATRTDQPSDDAAMRTLERFGFEPRRTGTTIMLGNCPFHSLASHQTELVCGMNLRLLQGLLDGLAATGLTARLAPAAGHCCVRLEPENQ; this is translated from the coding sequence ATGGACGACACCTCTCGCGCCGCCCAGGTCGCCGCGGTCGCCGCACTCGACGAGCCGACCCGCCGCAGGCTGTACGACCTCGTCGTGCGCCGGCCCGACCCGGTCAGCCGGGACGAGGCGGCCGAGGCGGTGCGGTTGCCGCGCACCACCGTCGCCTTCCACCTCGACCGGCTCGTCGAAGACGGCCTGCTCGACGTCGTCTACGAACGCCGCACCGGCCGCAGCGGGCCCGGCGCGGGCCGCCCGGCCAAGCTGTACCGCCGCTCGTCCCGGCAGATCACGGTCTCCCTGCCGGACCGCCGCTACGAACTGGCCGGCCGCCTGCTGGCCGACGCCATCCAGGAAGCCGAAACCACCGGGGACTCCCCACGCACCGTGCTGGACCGGCGCGCCCACGAACTGGGCCACGACCTCGGCCAGGCCACCCGCACCGACCAGCCCTCCGACGACGCCGCGATGCGCACCCTGGAACGTTTCGGCTTCGAACCCCGGCGCACCGGCACCACCATCATGCTGGGCAACTGCCCGTTCCACAGCCTGGCCTCGCACCAGACGGAACTCGTCTGCGGCATGAATCTCCGCCTGCTGCAAGGACTTCTCGACGGCCTCGCCGCCACCGGGCTGACCGCCCGCCTGGCCCCCGCCGCCGGGCACTGCTGCGTCCGCCTCGAGCCGGAAAACCAGTAG
- the folE gene encoding GTP cyclohydrolase I FolE, translating to MAAPIPAGPQRQLRVVTGRAGVDPEAAQRAVADLLVALGQDPESEHLADTPRRVADAYGEMLTPREFNLTTFPNDEGYDELVLARGIPVQSLCQHHMLPFHGVAHVGYLPGERILGLSKLARVVELYARDLQVQERLTKQVADWLQQHLAPKGVGVVIEAEHMCMSLRGVRATGSSTVTSALHGVLREDARSRQEFFGLAGIR from the coding sequence ATGGCCGCGCCGATCCCGGCGGGACCGCAGCGTCAGCTGCGGGTGGTGACCGGACGCGCCGGCGTCGATCCGGAGGCGGCGCAGCGCGCCGTGGCGGATCTGCTGGTCGCGCTGGGGCAGGATCCGGAGTCGGAGCACCTGGCCGACACGCCGAGGCGGGTCGCCGACGCGTACGGCGAGATGCTCACCCCGCGCGAATTCAACCTGACCACCTTTCCCAACGACGAGGGCTACGACGAACTCGTGCTGGCCCGCGGCATCCCGGTGCAGTCGCTGTGCCAGCACCACATGCTGCCGTTCCACGGGGTGGCGCACGTCGGTTACCTGCCCGGCGAGCGCATCCTCGGGCTGTCGAAGCTGGCGCGCGTGGTCGAGTTGTACGCCCGCGACCTGCAGGTGCAGGAGCGCCTGACCAAGCAGGTGGCCGACTGGCTTCAACAGCACCTCGCGCCCAAGGGGGTCGGCGTGGTGATCGAGGCCGAGCACATGTGCATGTCGCTGCGCGGGGTGCGGGCCACCGGGTCCAGCACCGTGACCTCGGCACTGCACGGTGTGCTGCGGGAGGACGCCCGGTCGCGGCAGGAGTTCTTCGGGCTCGCCGGAATCCGCTGA
- a CDS encoding maleylpyruvate isomerase family mycothiol-dependent enzyme, with product MRNNNDKIHAWVKAERLGLADFLEGLDEHEWQVPSLCDGWTVRDVAAHMTLSTRMSLRLTVKGVLRSRGNVHRMFDVLARDRAAQFTPAELVAQLRETADSRHLTLGASPLDPLVDALVHGQDVARPLGRPRPMPLDAAVEALEFVWNARFYGARKRLPGTRLVAIDREWTGGDGAREIRGTVSDLLLLATGRTERTVNA from the coding sequence GTGCGGAACAACAACGACAAGATCCACGCCTGGGTCAAGGCCGAGCGGCTCGGGCTCGCCGACTTCCTCGAGGGCCTGGATGAGCACGAGTGGCAGGTGCCGTCCCTCTGCGACGGCTGGACGGTGCGCGATGTCGCCGCGCACATGACGCTGTCCACGCGGATGTCCCTGCGGCTCACCGTCAAGGGCGTGCTGCGTTCGCGTGGCAACGTGCACCGGATGTTCGACGTGCTCGCGCGGGACCGCGCCGCTCAGTTCACGCCCGCGGAACTGGTGGCGCAGCTCCGCGAGACGGCTGACTCGCGGCACCTCACGCTCGGTGCCAGCCCGCTGGACCCGCTGGTCGACGCGCTGGTCCACGGGCAGGACGTCGCCCGTCCGCTGGGCAGGCCGCGGCCGATGCCGCTGGACGCGGCCGTGGAGGCGCTCGAGTTCGTCTGGAACGCGCGGTTCTACGGCGCGCGGAAGCGCCTGCCCGGCACCCGGCTCGTCGCCATCGACCGGGAATGGACCGGCGGCGACGGGGCCAGGGAGATCCGGGGCACCGTCTCGGATCTGCTGCTGCTCGCCACCGGGCGGACCGAGCGGACCGTGAACGCCTGA
- the aztA gene encoding zinc ABC transporter ATP-binding protein AztA, giving the protein MNENVAAVTLGELRAGYGHREVLRGVTAKLPSRRLTAVVGANGAGKSSLLNVIAGVLPATSGSVRVGGAVRPAYVTQHSEVSDALPITVRATVAMGRWAHRGPWRRLTKKDRAVVEECLERLDITSIAHRRLGTLSGGQRQRALVAQGLAQQSGLLLLDEPAAGLDLRARTLIDEALSAARDDGVTVVRVTHDLAVADQADHCLLLRDGGLVAEGPPRSVLTPARVAEAWGVPVPR; this is encoded by the coding sequence ATGAACGAGAACGTGGCGGCGGTCACCCTGGGTGAACTGCGCGCGGGTTATGGTCACCGGGAAGTGCTGCGCGGGGTCACGGCGAAGCTGCCGTCGCGGCGGCTCACCGCGGTCGTCGGGGCGAACGGAGCCGGGAAGTCGTCCCTGCTCAACGTGATCGCCGGGGTGCTACCGGCCACATCCGGCTCGGTGCGCGTCGGCGGTGCCGTTCGGCCCGCCTACGTGACCCAGCACAGCGAGGTGTCCGACGCACTGCCGATCACGGTGCGCGCCACGGTCGCCATGGGCCGCTGGGCGCATCGCGGCCCGTGGCGCCGACTGACCAAAAAGGACCGAGCGGTGGTCGAAGAGTGCCTGGAGCGCTTGGACATCACCTCGATCGCCCACCGCAGGCTCGGCACCCTCTCGGGCGGGCAGCGGCAGCGGGCGCTGGTGGCGCAGGGCCTGGCGCAGCAGTCCGGGCTGCTGCTGCTCGACGAACCGGCGGCCGGGCTGGACCTGCGTGCGCGGACCCTGATCGACGAGGCGCTCAGCGCCGCCCGCGACGACGGCGTGACGGTCGTGCGGGTCACCCACGACCTCGCCGTCGCCGACCAGGCGGATCACTGCCTGCTGCTGCGGGATGGCGGGCTCGTCGCCGAAGGCCCGCCCCGTTCGGTGCTGACTCCGGCCAGGGTGGCCGAAGCCTGGGGCGTGCCCGTGCCCCGATGA
- the aztB gene encoding zinc ABC transporter permease AztB: MDWLLIPFEVSFVQRALLAGVLVSVVCALVGTWVVLRGMAFIGDAMSHGMLPGVAIASLIGVNPLLGAALSAGVMALGVTALGRSRRLSQDTTIGLLFVGMLAAGVIIVSHSQSFAVDLTGFLFGDVLAVGPGDLNLLAITLVLVAVVSLLGFRSFAALTFDARKAHTLGLRPGWANAVLLALVTLTIVASFRVVGTLLVFGLLIAPAAAATFWARRIATIMLFAALLGVLATVAGLIVSWHWGTAAGASIAATSVLLFFVSALLSVARRRFLDPTTEIER; encoded by the coding sequence GTGGACTGGTTGCTCATCCCCTTCGAGGTGTCGTTCGTGCAGCGTGCGCTGCTGGCCGGGGTGCTGGTGTCGGTGGTGTGCGCGCTCGTGGGCACCTGGGTGGTGCTGCGCGGCATGGCCTTCATCGGCGACGCGATGTCGCACGGCATGTTGCCCGGCGTGGCGATCGCCTCGCTGATCGGCGTGAACCCGCTGCTCGGGGCCGCGCTCAGCGCCGGGGTGATGGCACTGGGCGTCACCGCGCTCGGCCGCTCGCGACGGCTTTCGCAGGACACCACCATCGGCCTGCTCTTCGTCGGCATGCTCGCCGCCGGCGTGATCATCGTTTCGCACTCGCAGTCGTTCGCGGTCGACCTCACCGGCTTCCTCTTCGGTGACGTGCTCGCGGTCGGCCCCGGCGACCTGAACCTGCTCGCGATCACGCTGGTGCTGGTGGCCGTGGTGTCGCTGCTGGGTTTCCGCTCGTTCGCCGCGCTGACCTTCGACGCGAGGAAGGCGCACACGCTTGGCCTGCGCCCGGGATGGGCGAACGCGGTGCTGCTCGCGCTGGTGACGCTGACCATCGTCGCGTCGTTCCGGGTGGTCGGCACGCTGCTGGTGTTCGGCCTGCTCATCGCGCCCGCCGCGGCGGCGACCTTCTGGGCCCGGCGGATCGCCACGATCATGCTGTTCGCCGCGTTGCTGGGGGTGCTGGCCACGGTAGCCGGGCTGATCGTGTCCTGGCACTGGGGCACCGCCGCCGGGGCGAGCATCGCGGCCACCTCCGTCCTCTTGTTCTTCGTCTCCGCGCTGCTGTCCGTCGCGCGGCGGCGATTCCTTGACCCGACAACGGAGATCGAGCGATGA
- the aztC gene encoding zinc ABC transporter substrate-binding protein AztC — protein sequence MKRLLLVLVALLAATGCTAAGESRSSVVVTTNILGDITRAIVGEQAPVTVLMKPNADPHSFGISAQQAAETERAGLIVYNGLGLEEGMLRNVQAAQESGVPVLPVGERVNPIGYAGGDALDPHFWTDPGRVRDAVTVIAEQVIAQVDGVDATVVRANADRYRGEIDALEATMTERFAQIPAERRKLVTNHHVFGYLAQRFGFEVIGAVVPGGTTLASPSASDLKSLADAVRAAGVPAIFADSSQPDRLARVLAEQAGLHVAVTPLFSESLSEPGQGAATYLEMMRANTEAIATSLNP from the coding sequence GTGAAGCGGCTGCTGCTGGTCCTCGTCGCGCTGCTGGCCGCCACCGGCTGCACCGCGGCGGGCGAAAGCCGGTCCTCGGTGGTGGTCACCACGAACATCCTCGGCGACATCACCCGCGCCATCGTGGGTGAGCAGGCCCCGGTGACCGTGCTGATGAAGCCGAACGCCGACCCGCACTCCTTCGGCATCTCCGCGCAACAGGCCGCGGAAACCGAACGCGCCGGGCTGATCGTCTACAACGGACTCGGCCTCGAAGAGGGCATGTTGCGGAACGTCCAGGCGGCACAGGAAAGCGGGGTTCCCGTGCTGCCGGTGGGGGAACGGGTGAACCCGATCGGTTACGCCGGCGGTGACGCGCTCGATCCGCACTTCTGGACCGATCCCGGCCGGGTACGCGACGCGGTGACCGTGATCGCGGAGCAGGTGATCGCCCAGGTGGACGGCGTGGACGCGACGGTGGTGCGGGCCAACGCCGACCGGTACCGCGGTGAGATCGACGCGCTCGAAGCCACGATGACCGAGCGGTTCGCGCAGATCCCGGCGGAGCGCCGGAAGCTCGTCACCAACCACCACGTCTTCGGTTATCTCGCGCAGCGCTTCGGCTTCGAGGTGATCGGCGCGGTCGTTCCCGGTGGCACCACGCTCGCCTCGCCCAGCGCTTCGGACCTGAAGTCGCTGGCCGACGCGGTCCGGGCCGCCGGTGTCCCGGCGATTTTCGCCGACTCCTCGCAACCGGACCGGCTCGCGCGCGTACTGGCCGAACAGGCCGGGCTGCACGTCGCCGTGACGCCGTTGTTCTCCGAATCGCTGAGCGAACCCGGACAGGGCGCGGCGACCTACCTGGAAATGATGCGCGCCAACACCGAGGCGATCGCCACCAGCTTGAACCCCTGA